ACACGGAAGCGCCTCACGTAGCCGAGGCGCTTCGGGCGGGTGCTCTGGGTTACGTAGTAAAGGAAGCGGGAATCGCGGAACTTTCTCTGGCAGTCCGGTCGGCCGCGCAGGGACAATCGTATCTGAGTCCCACGTTGGACGTGGAATATGTCGATGCGTATCTGGCGAGCACAGCCGATTTCGATACCAGCGAATACAAGTCGTTGACGCCGCGGGAACGGCAGATTCTGGAGATGGTTGCCCTGGGAAACACCAGCGCAAGCATCGCGGGCCAGTTGACCATCAGCCGGCGTACCGTCGAAGTGCACCGGGCCAACATCAAACGAAAATTGCGGTTGAAGAGCTACGCTGATCTGGTGCGATATGCGGTTGCGCGAGGGTACATTTCCCTTGATGAATGACGTAACCGGCCCCGGTTGCTACGCAAGCTCTTTTTCGTTTGCCGGGCAGAACACCACGTGTTGGTTTCCCAATTGCTTAAGATCGCAGTGAAATAGGGATTGGCTGCCGTTCGTGGCGGTGGTATAATCGCGCCATGTCGAACAAGGTGATGGACCTTGGCGCCCGTGCTGTCAGATCAGTGCGCCAGCCTGGATCCTGGCTGAAACCAGGTCTTATTCTTGTCATATTCCTGATGATAAGCGGATCGCCGCGTCCCCTGGTCACGGTGGGTCCTCCTGAGAGGGTGATCTCTTCTAATCCCAAAATGGGGGTACACACGCGCCTTACCGATGAAGTTGAGGAATGGAAGATCAAGCGCACGCTGGAAATGGCAAGAGAAATGGGCGCCAGCTGGATTATCGAGTATTTCCCGTGGGCCTACGTGGAACCAAACCGGCCGGGAGAGGGGCGGTGGGACCATAGCGACATGGTTATCGAGCACGCGGCGGCGCAGGGTTTGACGGTTGTGGCCCGCCTCGGTTTCGTGCCCGAATGGGCTCGGCCAAAGGAGACTACTCCCTTATTCCTGGATGAAGAACACTATGCCGATTTTGGCAACTACGTATACGATTTCGTGGACCGCTACCAGGACAGGGTAGATTACATAATCATTTGGAACGAACCGAATCTGAGTCTGGAGTGGGGTTACCGGCCGGTAGATCCTGAAGGGTACGTGGAGATGTTGAAGGTAGCTTACGGGCGGGCCAAAGAGGCCGATGCCAATGTCCAGGTCCTGGCAGGAGCGCTGGCTCCAACGCTGGCGCCGCCTGGCAGCGAATGGGGCATGAACGATCTCGATTATCTGCAGGCCACGTACGATGCTGGCGCGGCAGCCTATTTTGATGGCCTGGCAATCCACGCCTACGGCGCAAAATTCCCGCCGGACGAACCCGCCCGGGCGGATGGGATCAATTTCGCCCGCGCCGAGCTGCAGCGGGAAGTCATGGTTCGCAACGGCGATGGCCATAAGCCGGCGCTCATTACAGAAGGGGGCTGGAACGACCACCCCCGATGGACGCGGGCAGTGCGTCCTGGCCAGCGAATCGATTTCACCCTGCGCGCCTACGAGAAGGTGCTGGCAGAGTGGGATTGGAGTCTGGCCTTTGCGCCCTGGGTTTTTCGCTTTCCAGCACCGCTGCGGACCTACCAGGATTATTTTACCTTCGTGACCTCGGATTTCCAACCCAAGGCTATCTATCTGGAGGCCCAGCAGTATGCGGATGGCGGCTGACAGCAGGGTACTTCGCCGCCGGTGGCTGATTCTGGCAGCAGGTATCGCCCTGCT
This genomic stretch from Chloroflexota bacterium harbors:
- a CDS encoding response regulator transcription factor, whose translation is MISVVLIEDHDIVRQGIGILLSGEPDIEVVADTGEPGEGLELVAELRPRVVVSDLRMAEISGLEIARRVRECCPGTNVVILSMYTEAPHVAEALRAGALGYVVKEAGIAELSLAVRSAAQGQSYLSPTLDVEYVDAYLASTADFDTSEYKSLTPRERQILEMVALGNTSASIAGQLTISRRTVEVHRANIKRKLRLKSYADLVRYAVARGYISLDE